The following proteins are co-located in the Penaeus monodon isolate SGIC_2016 chromosome 35, NSTDA_Pmon_1, whole genome shotgun sequence genome:
- the LOC119595080 gene encoding uncharacterized protein LOC119595080 — MMKVLVVSLIALVAPSVAAPHGYVLQRQDNTGAPFTWLLALKDAHARGSSLAPVDIPRANVVVGPHRGFTLSSNKPFSQWLHGVVQSAVARHNSLHKSLAFTPAVNRYYGSFVVPSRGFPQFPVVPPTIPITRTHSNPSGTMTASVPTTTSPSTTSRSTTTTTTPTSPSTTTLLPRSLEGDTDVNYVGPVPRENPDAEVFDEELVREDARRNFAGVSEEFGEVQPESSEVVRSQPVDSTVAPFL, encoded by the exons ATGATGAAGGTTTTGGTTGTGTCCTTGATTGCTCTTGTGGCACCTTCGGTCGCTGCCCCTCATG GCTACGTCCTTCAGAGACAAGACAACACAGGAGCGCCCTTCACGTGGCTCTTGGCCCTGAAGGATGCGCACGCCAGGGGAAGCTCTCTGGCACCTGTCGACATCCCGAGGGCCAATGTAGTCGTAGGACCTCATCGTGGATTCACA CTCTCCAGCAACAAGCCCTTCTCCCAATGGCTCCACGGTGTAGTTCAGTCCGCTGTGGCACGACACAACTCCCTGCACAAATCCCTCGCGTTCACCCCTGCTGTCAACCGCTACTATGGCTCCTTCGTCGTCCCTTCTCGTGGATTCCCCCAGTTCCCTGTAGTTCCCCCGACCATTCCTATCACTAGGACCCACTCTAACCCCTCTGGCACCATGACCGCCTCCGTCCCCACGACCACTTCGCCCTCGACCACTTCCCGCTCGACGACGACCACCACCACGCCCACCTCCCCCTCGACGACCACCCTCCTTCCCCGCAGCCTCGAAGGGGACACCGACGTGAACTACGTGGGCCCCGTCCCCCGAGAGAACCCCGACGCAGAGGTCTTCGACGAGGAGCTGGTGAGGGAAGACGCCCGCAGGAACTTCGCCGGCGTGTCCGAGGAGTTCGGCGAAGTTCAGCCTGAGTCGTCGGAGGTCGTTAGGTCTCAGCCCGTGGATTCTACAGTCGCCCCCTTTTTGTAA